From the Candidatus Zixiibacteriota bacterium genome, one window contains:
- the tgt gene encoding tRNA guanosine(34) transglycosylase Tgt, producing MGKPFSFSLHGTDQSARRGVLETPHGNVQTPAFMPVGTSGAVKALTAEDLESCGAEIVLGNTYHLYLRPGTGVIKRQGGLAQFTGWNKPTLTDSGGFQVFSLKDISKVTDDGVEFQSHLDGSRHFFTSEKVIEIQHDIGADIIMAFDQCVPYPCDEATAAFGVRRTHDWAKRGLKRHRELNDPDITLFGIVQGSTYPHLRTQSAEQIVGLDFPGNAIGGLSVGESKQEMESVLAHTIQYLPSHKPRYLMGVGYPEDILMAVSHGIDMFDCVLPTRNARTGCVFTSEGPLVYRNADFTDDNRPLDPHCDCRVCRRYSRAYLRHLFNQSEIVGMVLSSYHSTYFFQKLMRDIREAIERGRFEAFRRDFLARYQQRM from the coding sequence TTGGGTAAGCCGTTTTCATTCAGCCTGCATGGCACCGACCAGTCGGCACGACGCGGCGTGCTCGAAACGCCGCACGGAAACGTGCAGACCCCGGCCTTCATGCCGGTTGGGACCTCCGGTGCGGTAAAGGCTCTGACCGCCGAGGACCTCGAAAGCTGTGGTGCCGAGATAGTCCTTGGCAACACCTACCATCTGTACCTTCGACCCGGCACCGGCGTGATCAAACGACAAGGGGGATTGGCGCAATTCACCGGCTGGAACAAGCCGACACTCACCGACAGCGGCGGTTTCCAGGTGTTCTCACTTAAAGACATTTCGAAAGTCACCGATGACGGCGTGGAGTTTCAATCTCACCTTGATGGCTCGCGTCATTTTTTCACTTCCGAGAAAGTGATTGAGATTCAACACGATATCGGCGCCGATATCATCATGGCGTTCGACCAGTGCGTGCCGTATCCGTGTGACGAAGCCACGGCCGCATTCGGCGTACGACGGACGCACGACTGGGCAAAGCGGGGCCTGAAACGGCATCGGGAACTCAATGACCCAGATATCACTCTCTTCGGTATCGTGCAGGGCTCGACCTATCCCCATCTGCGCACACAATCGGCTGAGCAGATCGTCGGGCTTGATTTCCCCGGCAACGCCATAGGCGGGCTTTCGGTAGGAGAGAGCAAGCAGGAGATGGAATCGGTATTAGCTCATACCATTCAATATTTGCCGTCTCACAAACCTCGATATTTGATGGGAGTAGGGTACCCCGAGGATATCCTCATGGCGGTATCACACGGCATCGACATGTTCGACTGTGTGCTTCCTACCCGGAACGCCAGGACCGGCTGCGTCTTTACATCGGAGGGGCCGCTCGTTTATCGCAATGCCGATTTCACCGATGACAACCGCCCGCTTGACCCGCACTGTGACTGCCGCGTCTGCCGGCGATACAGCCGCGCCTATCTGCGTCATTTGTTCAACCAATCAGAGATAGTGGGGATGGTGCTCAGTTCGTATCATTCGACATATTTTTTCCAGAAGCTGATGCGCGACATTCGCGAAGCTATCGAGCGAGGTCGGTTCGAAGCGTTTCGTCGCGATTTCCTCGCCAGGTATCAGCAGCGGATGTGA
- the radA gene encoding DNA repair protein RadA: MVDVRRIKTAYYCSQCGAEHTKWQGQCRECAAWNSLIEERVPDKKKSRRQESRVESVSLAHISSERLTGHESGFEEFDRVLGGQLLSGMTVLIGGDPGIGKSTLILQAADAYSRQGIPVLYITGEESLSQIRIRANRLGIRGEGVTVVTATQLEEIVELLSANDYGVVLVDSIQTVSCAQFDSPPGTVGQIREAAGTLINLAKAKGFALFLVGHVTKDGLVAGPKVLEHMVDTVLYFEGDSSHLYRILRANKNRFGSVAEIGLFQMTSQGLTEVSNPSSFFLSSHAGQPRTGAVVAGICEGNRPLLVEVQALVTRASYGNPQRVAGGIDHRKLALLLAILEKRCEYSMATHDVFVSVAGGLRLSEPALDLPILIAIASSLLNKPVDSKLMAVGEVGLSGEVRGITMIDRRVAEAAKLGFETILLPEPNRAQVTTGGIQVSAVSEIQSALDIALG; the protein is encoded by the coding sequence ATGGTTGATGTCCGCAGGATCAAGACCGCGTATTACTGTTCCCAATGTGGCGCCGAACATACCAAATGGCAGGGCCAATGCAGGGAATGTGCCGCCTGGAACAGCCTGATCGAAGAGCGGGTCCCGGACAAGAAAAAATCCCGCCGGCAAGAATCCCGTGTCGAATCGGTCTCGCTCGCCCATATCTCAAGTGAACGGCTCACCGGCCACGAGTCCGGATTCGAGGAGTTTGACCGCGTCCTGGGCGGGCAGTTGCTTTCTGGTATGACCGTGCTTATCGGCGGCGACCCCGGCATCGGCAAATCGACACTCATCCTGCAGGCAGCCGACGCTTATTCGCGGCAAGGTATTCCGGTGTTGTATATCACCGGCGAGGAATCCCTCTCACAGATCAGGATTCGTGCCAACCGGCTCGGTATTCGAGGAGAAGGGGTCACTGTTGTGACAGCCACGCAACTCGAAGAGATTGTCGAACTGCTGAGCGCCAACGACTACGGCGTGGTTCTGGTCGATTCGATCCAGACAGTCTCCTGCGCGCAGTTCGATTCGCCACCCGGAACAGTGGGTCAGATCCGCGAAGCGGCCGGAACGTTGATCAATCTCGCCAAGGCCAAAGGTTTCGCGCTCTTTTTGGTCGGCCATGTCACCAAAGACGGATTGGTGGCCGGCCCCAAGGTGCTCGAACATATGGTCGATACTGTGCTGTATTTCGAAGGGGATTCGTCACATCTCTACCGGATCCTCCGCGCCAACAAGAACCGGTTCGGCTCAGTGGCCGAAATCGGCCTGTTTCAAATGACATCGCAGGGGCTGACCGAGGTCAGCAATCCGTCATCCTTCTTTCTGTCATCGCACGCCGGCCAACCGCGCACGGGTGCCGTCGTGGCCGGTATCTGCGAAGGGAACCGCCCGCTACTGGTAGAAGTACAAGCGCTGGTGACGCGCGCCAGTTACGGCAATCCGCAACGGGTCGCGGGCGGGATCGATCATCGGAAACTGGCGCTGTTGCTCGCCATTCTGGAAAAACGGTGCGAGTACTCGATGGCTACCCACGATGTGTTTGTCTCGGTCGCCGGCGGTCTGAGATTGTCCGAGCCGGCACTCGATCTGCCAATCTTGATCGCGATTGCGTCTTCTCTTCTCAACAAACCAGTCGACAGCAAACTGATGGCCGTGGGTGAGGTGGGGCTGTCGGGCGAAGTCCGAGGGATCACGATGATTGACCGCCGGGTGGCCGAAGCTGCCAAACTTGGTTTCGAGACTATTCTGCTGCCGGAACCTAACCGGGCGCAGGTCACGACGGGCGGGATTCAAGTATCGGCGGTGTCCGAGATTCAGTCAGCTCTGGATATCGCGCTTGGGTAA
- a CDS encoding ABC transporter ATP-binding protein encodes MPDNHYLYIENLRKSFRKQAVLDGVTLEIRKGESIVVIGQSGTGKSVLLKHLVRLMEPDEGSIFFDGRNIGELKSDELTAMRRRFGLLFQSAALFDSMTVAENVGLGLVESRTYRSEEIDEIVMSKLEMVGLSDAAEKYPAELSGGMRKRVGLARAIAAGPEVLLYDEPTTGLDPITADVINDLILELNHKLNVTSVAVTHDMSSAFKIADRIVMLYQGKIAFDGTPDDVRHATDPVVHQFITGSAAGPIQVR; translated from the coding sequence ATGCCAGACAACCATTATCTGTATATCGAGAATCTGAGAAAATCATTCCGAAAGCAGGCGGTGCTTGACGGTGTCACGCTGGAGATACGCAAGGGGGAATCGATCGTGGTAATCGGCCAGTCGGGTACCGGCAAGTCGGTTCTGTTGAAACATCTGGTGCGCCTGATGGAGCCGGACGAAGGGAGCATCTTCTTTGATGGCCGTAATATCGGCGAACTAAAAAGCGATGAGCTCACGGCCATGCGTCGGCGTTTCGGGCTTCTGTTTCAATCGGCGGCGCTGTTCGATTCCATGACCGTGGCGGAGAACGTGGGGCTTGGGTTGGTTGAATCGCGCACCTATCGTTCGGAAGAGATCGACGAGATCGTGATGTCCAAACTCGAAATGGTGGGGCTGTCCGACGCTGCTGAGAAATACCCGGCTGAGTTGTCCGGCGGTATGCGAAAACGGGTCGGGCTGGCGCGGGCTATAGCCGCCGGCCCGGAAGTGCTGCTGTACGACGAGCCGACCACCGGCCTCGACCCGATCACGGCCGATGTTATCAATGACCTGATTCTTGAATTGAACCACAAACTCAACGTTACTTCCGTTGCCGTTACCCATGACATGAGCTCTGCGTTCAAGATCGCCGACCGGATCGTCATGCTGTACCAGGGGAAGATCGCGTTCGACGGTACCCCGGATGATGTCCGCCACGCCACCGACCCGGTCGTGCATCAATTCATAACCGGCAGCGCCGCCGGACCAATCCAGGTGCGCTGA
- a CDS encoding ABC transporter permease, translating into MDYVDYGVVTLGRRGINFVNRLGGGCIMLGKFIVSLKDVPRSIGLIFEQLYSIGVKSLPLIIVISVFVGAVSAWQAAYQFKFIGAPLRYLGQAVGKAVVIELAPVLSALVFAGRVGAGISAELGTMRVTEQIDALEVMGISPTRYLIMPRVLACIFMVPLLVVFANFIAILGGLVVAVIGVDVSFETFLNGFRASFKLTDFVNGLTKAAVFGLLIGITGCYEGFHTEGGAQGVGRATTTAVVISSVLILIFNFIFAILLFRI; encoded by the coding sequence ATGGATTACGTCGACTATGGTGTGGTAACGCTTGGCCGCCGTGGCATCAATTTCGTCAATCGACTTGGCGGCGGCTGTATCATGCTGGGGAAATTCATCGTTTCCCTCAAGGACGTTCCGCGTTCCATAGGGCTCATCTTTGAGCAACTGTACTCCATCGGCGTCAAGTCCCTGCCGCTGATCATAGTCATCTCGGTATTCGTAGGCGCTGTCTCCGCCTGGCAGGCGGCGTATCAGTTCAAATTCATAGGCGCGCCGCTTCGCTATCTCGGCCAGGCGGTTGGCAAAGCCGTTGTGATCGAACTTGCGCCGGTGTTGTCGGCGCTGGTGTTCGCCGGGCGAGTGGGGGCCGGCATCTCTGCCGAACTCGGCACCATGCGTGTCACCGAGCAGATCGATGCCCTTGAAGTAATGGGAATCAGTCCTACGCGCTATCTGATCATGCCGCGGGTGCTCGCGTGCATCTTTATGGTGCCGCTGTTGGTGGTGTTTGCCAATTTCATCGCCATCCTCGGCGGCCTGGTCGTTGCGGTAATTGGGGTCGATGTTTCATTCGAAACGTTCCTCAACGGCTTTCGCGCGTCCTTCAAACTTACCGATTTCGTCAACGGTCTCACCAAAGCAGCCGTGTTTGGCCTGTTAATCGGTATCACCGGTTGCTACGAGGGATTTCACACCGAGGGAGGAGCTCAGGGTGTCGGACGCGCCACTACGACAGCGGTGGTCATATCATCGGTCCTGATCCTGATTTTCAATTTCATTTTTGCCATCTTGTTATTCCGGATCTGA
- the dnaB gene encoding replicative DNA helicase, translating to MAFQTRTDRELDRLQPPQSLDAEQAVLGAILKDPDALNRAVEILDNETHFYFPKHQAIYHSALELYARSEPCDITTIANALLRDGELEKAGGRVYLVDLVEGVASTAHIASYANIVLEKSLLRRLISTTTEIARSCYNLEQPVDTLLDEAEASIFNISESRLRQAFVPLKQLINDSVSQIESFQSGEAEFEGIKTGFGELDAMTQGLHNGDFVVVAGRPSMGKSALAVNIAEHVSINLKKPVAIFSVEMSKEQLALRMLCGRSGISQHTLRSRKLSHEQWMHLTRAANLLAPANIYIDDSATLTSLEMRAKSRRLKQQHNDLALIIVDYLQMMHASGRAENRQQEISVISRNLKVLAKELAVPVLGVSQLSRAVEQRGGEKRPQLADLRESGAIEQDADLVLFVYRPEAYLSEDDKRDPKNQDKLGRAEIIVAKQRNGPTGSVNLTFRKELARFENPEFRRDLPPGVEPVGPDVPF from the coding sequence ATGGCCTTCCAGACACGAACAGACAGAGAGCTTGACCGCTTGCAGCCGCCGCAATCGCTTGATGCCGAGCAGGCGGTGCTTGGGGCGATCCTTAAAGACCCCGACGCGCTCAACCGCGCCGTCGAGATCCTTGACAATGAGACGCATTTCTATTTTCCGAAACATCAGGCTATTTATCACTCTGCCCTGGAATTGTACGCTCGCTCCGAGCCGTGCGATATCACCACGATAGCCAACGCTCTGCTCAGAGATGGTGAGCTTGAGAAGGCGGGCGGGCGAGTGTATCTGGTCGACCTGGTCGAGGGAGTGGCATCTACAGCACACATCGCATCGTACGCGAATATCGTTCTCGAGAAGTCGTTGCTTCGCCGCCTTATCTCGACTACCACTGAGATTGCCCGAAGTTGTTATAACCTTGAACAGCCGGTGGATACGCTGCTCGACGAGGCCGAAGCGAGCATTTTTAATATTTCCGAGAGTCGACTCCGTCAGGCGTTCGTGCCGCTCAAACAGCTTATCAATGATTCGGTCTCGCAGATTGAGAGTTTTCAGTCAGGGGAAGCTGAGTTCGAGGGGATCAAAACCGGGTTTGGCGAGTTGGACGCCATGACGCAGGGGCTGCATAATGGTGACTTTGTAGTGGTGGCCGGGCGTCCGTCGATGGGGAAATCGGCGCTGGCTGTCAATATCGCCGAGCATGTGTCGATCAATCTCAAGAAACCGGTCGCGATCTTTTCGGTAGAAATGTCCAAGGAACAGCTTGCACTTCGCATGCTGTGCGGCCGCTCGGGTATCAGCCAGCACACGCTGCGCTCCCGAAAGCTCAGCCACGAACAGTGGATGCATCTCACTCGCGCCGCCAATCTGCTGGCACCGGCGAATATCTACATCGACGATTCCGCCACCCTCACCTCGCTTGAAATGCGTGCCAAGTCACGCCGACTCAAGCAGCAGCACAACGATCTGGCGCTGATAATTGTCGACTATCTTCAGATGATGCACGCGTCCGGACGGGCGGAGAACCGACAGCAGGAAATCTCTGTAATCTCGCGCAATCTCAAGGTCCTGGCCAAGGAACTGGCCGTGCCGGTGCTGGGTGTGTCGCAGTTATCGCGAGCCGTAGAACAACGCGGTGGCGAGAAACGGCCGCAACTGGCCGACCTACGGGAGTCCGGCGCTATCGAACAGGATGCCGACTTGGTGCTGTTTGTCTATCGACCGGAAGCGTATCTTTCCGAAGACGACAAGCGCGACCCGAAGAACCAGGACAAGCTCGGACGTGCGGAGATCATTGTAGCCAAACAGCGTAACGGCCCCACCGGCAGTGTGAATCTGACTTTCCGCAAAGAACTGGCTCGATTTGAAAATCCGGAATTCCGCCGCGACCTGCCGCCCGGAGTGGAGCCGGTCGGACCGGATGTACCGTTTTAG
- a CDS encoding uracil-DNA glycosylase, translating into MSRPPLDPRELLRRALAAQMDLGYHEVVLGKRGTIPSAEPVGVIAPSETVMPSVEPPALVVPAASAFQSGLEFMAYSQFKSVDEHYRAICNCQLCPLGQTRNKFVYGVGNPNARLMFIGEAPGADEDMKGEPFVGRAGQLLDRILAAMQLSRQEVYIANILKCRPPGNRDPQPDEAAKCTPYLREQIRIIKPKLLCALGRIAAQYLLSTTTPLGKLRNKWHEFEGIPLWVTYHPAALLRFPEYKKDTWADMQLLKARFDTLT; encoded by the coding sequence ATGAGCCGGCCCCCGCTTGATCCCAGAGAGCTTCTTCGACGGGCTCTTGCCGCACAGATGGATTTGGGGTACCATGAAGTTGTACTGGGTAAACGCGGCACAATTCCGTCCGCCGAACCGGTCGGTGTGATCGCGCCGTCAGAGACGGTTATGCCGTCTGTGGAGCCGCCGGCCCTGGTGGTTCCTGCGGCCTCAGCGTTCCAATCAGGATTGGAGTTTATGGCCTATTCGCAGTTCAAATCGGTGGATGAGCACTACCGAGCTATATGCAATTGCCAACTCTGTCCGCTGGGGCAGACGCGCAACAAATTCGTGTACGGAGTTGGTAATCCAAACGCGAGATTGATGTTCATCGGAGAAGCGCCCGGCGCCGATGAAGATATGAAAGGGGAACCGTTCGTAGGGCGCGCCGGTCAGTTGCTCGACCGTATCCTTGCCGCCATGCAGCTCAGCCGCCAGGAAGTCTATATTGCGAATATACTCAAATGCCGTCCGCCGGGGAACCGCGACCCGCAGCCCGACGAAGCCGCCAAGTGCACGCCGTATCTACGCGAGCAGATCCGCATTATCAAGCCAAAATTGCTGTGCGCGCTTGGTCGCATCGCCGCCCAGTATTTGCTGAGCACCACAACGCCGCTGGGTAAGCTCCGGAACAAGTGGCATGAGTTTGAGGGAATACCGCTGTGGGTGACTTACCATCCGGCGGCGCTTCTGCGCTTCCCTGAGTACAAGAAAGACACCTGGGCCGATATGCAACTGCTCAAGGCGCGCTTCGACACTTTGACGTGA
- the coaBC gene encoding bifunctional phosphopantothenoylcysteine decarboxylase/phosphopantothenate--cysteine ligase CoaBC — translation MSVTGKRVVVGLTGGIACYKVPYFVRAMVKAGAEVQVIMTQAATKFITPLTMETVSRNPVCIDLFPEHEFVSTRHINLADWGDLFVIAPATANFLGKIANGISDDLLTTTVCATKSPVLIAPAMNPHMWSNPVTVRNYEYLKQLGYLFIGPAEGEMAEKQFGVGRMVEPDELYRAVLEFFEGGSKKKALTGKRILVTAGPCREPIDPVRYLSNRSSGKMGYALAEAAVALGADVTLISGPTPLAAPHGVRFVAIETTRQLHEAVKQQFASCDCLIMAAAPADFTVSDVASQKIKRTDKNVTLSLCPVDDILQDVASDKRAGQVVVGFALETDNDIANAQAKLERKNLDLIVVNNPTEAGAGFEYDTNRVTLIQAGQKPEPWPLMSKRDVASRLIDRIVDLMFSNAIASGKRP, via the coding sequence ATGTCCGTCACGGGCAAAAGAGTTGTGGTCGGTCTGACCGGCGGCATCGCCTGCTACAAGGTGCCGTATTTCGTTCGAGCGATGGTCAAAGCCGGTGCCGAAGTGCAGGTCATCATGACGCAGGCCGCCACCAAATTCATCACGCCGCTGACCATGGAGACCGTCTCCCGAAATCCCGTGTGCATTGACTTATTCCCAGAGCACGAGTTCGTCTCCACACGCCATATCAACTTGGCAGATTGGGGAGATCTGTTTGTGATCGCCCCAGCTACCGCCAACTTTCTTGGTAAGATTGCCAACGGCATCTCCGATGATCTGCTGACCACTACCGTGTGTGCGACCAAGAGCCCGGTCCTGATTGCGCCGGCCATGAATCCACATATGTGGTCAAACCCCGTAACGGTACGAAACTACGAGTATCTCAAACAGCTTGGCTACCTGTTCATCGGACCGGCTGAAGGGGAAATGGCGGAAAAGCAGTTTGGCGTCGGACGGATGGTTGAGCCGGATGAGCTCTATCGGGCCGTACTTGAATTCTTCGAGGGAGGCTCAAAAAAAAAAGCGCTGACCGGAAAGCGCATCCTGGTTACCGCCGGTCCGTGTCGTGAGCCGATCGACCCGGTTCGTTATCTCTCAAATCGTTCTTCGGGGAAAATGGGTTATGCATTGGCCGAAGCTGCGGTTGCACTCGGCGCCGATGTCACCTTGATCTCCGGTCCGACACCATTGGCAGCGCCGCACGGTGTTCGCTTTGTGGCAATCGAAACCACCCGTCAACTCCACGAGGCAGTGAAACAGCAATTTGCATCGTGCGACTGCCTGATTATGGCCGCGGCGCCGGCTGATTTCACGGTCAGCGATGTTGCGTCACAAAAGATCAAACGGACCGATAAGAACGTGACGCTGTCGCTTTGTCCTGTCGACGATATTCTCCAGGATGTCGCGTCGGACAAGCGCGCCGGCCAGGTGGTGGTCGGTTTTGCTCTCGAAACCGACAACGATATCGCCAACGCCCAAGCCAAGCTGGAACGAAAGAACCTGGACCTTATTGTTGTTAACAACCCTACCGAAGCAGGGGCAGGGTTCGAATATGACACCAACCGCGTCACACTGATACAAGCGGGTCAAAAGCCGGAACCATGGCCGCTCATGTCCAAACGCGACGTTGCGTCCAGGTTGATCGACCGGATAGTTGACCTGATGTTCTCGAACGCTATCGCTTCGGGAAAACGACCATGA
- a CDS encoding DUF494 family protein, with the protein MGNRILEIVVYLMDHMRENQGMLPSVDDLSPDLRGMGYSDNEISSAYTWVMERYENSHETFYSNFPSEHSSNRVLTAYERSQLTTDAYGFLVHLLNLCVIDDEQLESILERATMFGPRLVTLDQIKMITSVVLFRDFGDVGEVSLFDPHIDPTLRIN; encoded by the coding sequence ATGGGTAACAGAATACTTGAAATAGTGGTGTATCTCATGGACCACATGCGTGAGAATCAGGGGATGCTCCCGAGTGTCGATGACCTATCGCCGGACCTCCGGGGCATGGGGTATTCCGATAACGAGATCTCCTCGGCCTACACCTGGGTGATGGAGCGGTACGAGAACTCGCACGAGACCTTCTATTCGAATTTCCCATCCGAGCACTCCTCGAATCGGGTCCTCACCGCCTACGAGCGGAGCCAGTTGACGACTGATGCGTATGGCTTCTTGGTTCATCTGCTCAACCTGTGCGTGATCGACGACGAGCAACTGGAGTCGATTCTGGAACGCGCCACCATGTTCGGCCCGCGTCTGGTGACACTGGACCAGATCAAGATGATCACGTCGGTCGTGCTGTTTCGAGATTTCGGGGATGTCGGCGAGGTTTCGCTGTTCGATCCCCATATTGATCCGACACTGAGAATCAACTGA
- a CDS encoding YceI family protein: protein MSRLLSLLLFVGFAGSVACAAEYGVVTDPARDTVYFRSTAKLEFIEGKTNNIDGGFSFDPQNPTAPVTGQLRVDLRTLKTGIDMRDGHMRERHLHTDKYPHAYFELDSVSGLPSTLAVDSTYNLTANGFFYIHGHKRKIEAKLELRRKPGDSGADAIMVRTRFSLNLDEYKIPRPKALFLKLAETIDVEVIFTAYNNLAIPKLELPDWPEFK from the coding sequence ATGAGCCGTCTCTTATCTCTGTTACTGTTCGTTGGCTTTGCAGGCTCGGTAGCATGCGCGGCCGAGTACGGCGTCGTTACCGACCCGGCAAGGGACACCGTCTACTTCCGCTCTACTGCCAAGCTCGAGTTTATCGAGGGGAAAACGAACAACATCGATGGCGGCTTCTCATTTGACCCCCAAAACCCAACTGCCCCGGTGACGGGGCAGTTGCGGGTTGATCTTCGCACTCTCAAGACCGGCATCGATATGCGCGACGGGCACATGCGGGAGCGGCACCTGCACACCGATAAATACCCGCACGCGTATTTCGAACTCGATTCCGTCAGTGGACTTCCAAGCACGCTGGCGGTGGATTCTACGTACAATCTGACGGCCAATGGCTTCTTCTATATCCATGGCCACAAACGCAAAATCGAAGCCAAGCTCGAACTCCGTCGCAAACCTGGTGACTCTGGCGCCGATGCCATCATGGTGCGGACGCGATTCTCGCTCAACCTGGATGAATACAAGATCCCCCGTCCCAAAGCGCTCTTCCTGAAGCTGGCGGAGACCATTGACGTGGAGGTTATTTTCACCGCCTACAACAACTTAGCTATCCCTAAGCTTGAACTGCCGGACTGGCCCGAGTTCAAATAG
- a CDS encoding Calx-beta domain-containing protein — protein MIGRIIIGAAALSLVIALVLGCSSNSPSAPPVNTGPTLSVNDVAQNEDISPMKFVVTLSAASTSNVIFSYATQNVTAIAGADYVAVSGTDTIVAGDTKDTINVAIIDDDILEQADTFNLNLSNASGATIQDGLGVGTINLNDGATTGVSFINEVKPILEANCALTGCHVNATRAGGFTMQNASGIVASDTVRWAVGNNGRIVIFFQAAQSNLYLKTTDTPPFGSRMPANGPPYLDLTQQAKIRDWIAQGAPNN, from the coding sequence ATGATAGGCAGAATAATCATCGGAGCCGCCGCACTGAGTCTTGTCATTGCGCTCGTGCTTGGTTGCTCCTCGAACTCCCCGAGTGCACCCCCCGTGAACACCGGACCTACATTGTCGGTGAACGATGTGGCGCAGAACGAAGACATTTCACCGATGAAATTCGTGGTCACGTTGAGTGCGGCATCGACATCAAACGTCATTTTCAGCTACGCTACCCAGAATGTAACAGCCATTGCCGGAGCCGACTACGTGGCGGTATCCGGTACGGACACCATTGTCGCCGGTGATACCAAGGACACAATCAATGTTGCTATCATCGATGATGACATTCTTGAACAGGCGGACACGTTTAATCTCAATCTGAGTAATGCCTCGGGCGCGACCATACAGGACGGACTCGGTGTCGGCACGATCAATCTGAATGACGGAGCGACTACCGGTGTGAGCTTCATCAATGAAGTGAAGCCGATCCTCGAAGCGAACTGTGCACTGACCGGGTGTCACGTTAATGCCACGCGAGCGGGTGGATTCACCATGCAGAATGCTAGTGGCATTGTGGCTTCCGATACGGTTCGGTGGGCAGTAGGTAATAACGGCCGGATCGTGATCTTCTTTCAGGCGGCTCAGAGCAATCTCTATCTCAAGACAACTGACACTCCTCCATTTGGTAGCCGGATGCCGGCCAATGGTCCGCCGTACCTTGATCTGACCCAACAGGCCAAGATACGAGACTGGATCGCTCAGGGAGCTCCGAACAACTGA
- a CDS encoding Calx-beta domain-containing protein, which translates to MNTSCRYISAISLTVVALGITIGGCVDMGDTIPTKAPPSSPELSVSDVTVNEGDTAVFVISSGIADTVSVIFTYATAAGTADENLDFIPVTGFDTIHPGSTNLAIRVVVTEDAIVEPAENFTLTISTPVNATIVKGTGTCTIAASDFVGVSFTTDIKPLLDSRCLSCHGLQSPQSNFRVISYSDVLTSGLRAPNVIPGNGQGSRLYYGTTSSSVDIDQMPKDGPYLSTQQQQSIKDWIDQGAQNN; encoded by the coding sequence ATGAATACTTCCTGCAGATACATTTCGGCTATTAGTCTGACAGTGGTTGCGCTCGGTATCACCATCGGCGGCTGCGTTGATATGGGAGATACGATCCCTACCAAAGCTCCACCGAGTTCCCCCGAGCTCTCGGTGTCCGATGTGACTGTGAACGAGGGGGACACCGCAGTTTTTGTCATATCAAGCGGCATCGCAGATACCGTATCGGTCATCTTCACGTATGCGACCGCCGCTGGAACCGCCGATGAAAATCTCGATTTCATTCCTGTCACCGGATTTGACACGATCCACCCTGGGAGTACCAACCTGGCCATTCGCGTTGTGGTCACCGAAGATGCCATAGTCGAACCTGCCGAAAACTTCACGCTAACGATTAGCACTCCGGTGAATGCGACAATTGTTAAGGGGACAGGTACCTGCACGATTGCCGCCAGTGACTTTGTCGGGGTGAGCTTTACCACCGATATCAAGCCGTTGCTGGACTCGCGCTGTTTGAGCTGCCACGGTTTGCAGTCACCCCAATCCAATTTTCGCGTAATTAGCTACAGCGATGTGCTGACATCAGGATTACGAGCACCAAACGTGATTCCAGGCAACGGTCAAGGCAGCCGTCTGTACTACGGAACCACTTCCAGTTCAGTCGACATTGACCAAATGCCGAAGGACGGGCCGTATCTGTCAACACAACAACAGCAGTCCATCAAAGACTGGATCGACCAGGGAGCGCAGAATAACTGA